ACCGCCGCCATCAGTGTAGTGAGCACGATGATCGACGCCGCCAATTCGTGGTTGCCGTTGGCCTCACGTGCCATCACGTAGCTGGCCGCGGCGGTCGGGCTGCCGATGTACAGGAACAGGATGCCCAGCTCGGCGCCGCGAAAACCGCACAACCACGCGCCCAGGGTGCCCAGTACCGGCAGCCAGACCATCTTCACCAGGCTGACATCCAGCGCCAGCCGGCCGCTGTCGCGCAGCGCGGCCAGCGACAGGGTGCCGCCGATGCAGATCAGCGCCAGCGGCAGGGTCATCTGCGCCAGATAGTCGCCGCTGGTCAGCAGCCAGTTGGGCAGCGGCACCTGGCCGTAGGCCATGGGCGTGGCCAGCAGCACGCTGATGATCAACGGGTTGCTGAGGATGTTCTTGCCGATGCTCCAGGGGTCGGACTTCAGGTCCGGGCTGTACACCGCCAGCACCACCGCCGACAGCGAGTTGTACAGCAGGATCACCAGGCCCGCGAGCACGGCGCCAAGGGAGATACCGTAGTCGCCATACAGGCTGGCCGCCAGGGCCAGGCCGATAACGCCGTTGTTGCCGCGAAACGCGCCCTGGGTATAGATGCCGCGGTCAGCCCGCGGACAGCGCCAGATG
The window above is part of the Pseudomonas muyukensis genome. Proteins encoded here:
- a CDS encoding AEC family transporter produces the protein MLALLIQTLNITAPVFAMLFMGVLLKRVGLIDDNFNRVASKLVFNVCMPALLFLGIYHADLAAAVQPGVILYFVIATLAGFALAWGLAIWRCPRADRGIYTQGAFRGNNGVIGLALAASLYGDYGISLGAVLAGLVILLYNSLSAVVLAVYSPDLKSDPWSIGKNILSNPLIISVLLATPMAYGQVPLPNWLLTSGDYLAQMTLPLALICIGGTLSLAALRDSGRLALDVSLVKMVWLPVLGTLGAWLCGFRGAELGILFLYIGSPTAAASYVMAREANGNHELAASIIVLTTLMAAVTTNIGIFFLQWGGWI